In Terriglobales bacterium, one DNA window encodes the following:
- a CDS encoding TlyA family RNA methyltransferase yields the protein MKVRLDKLVLERGLAASRERAQALILAGRVLVDGQKVEKAGATVAADSDLRLLGEELKYVSRGGLKLEKALEHWRIDVRGRVCVDVGASTGGFTDCLLQQGAARVLAIDTGYGQMAVRLRFDPRVRLLERTNARYLKPAEVGEPADLVVVDVSFISATLVLPAVIRAVVRGQWPVASKVGRNSRPAAGGTPALQLVVLVKPQFEAGKGKVGKGGIVRDPEVRQAAVERVRRAVEELGGRDLEVIESPILGAEGNREF from the coding sequence ATGAAGGTCCGTCTCGACAAACTCGTGTTGGAGCGGGGGCTGGCGGCGTCGCGCGAGCGCGCCCAGGCCTTGATCCTGGCCGGGCGAGTGCTGGTGGACGGGCAGAAGGTGGAGAAGGCGGGCGCGACGGTGGCGGCGGACTCCGACCTCCGCCTGCTGGGCGAGGAGCTGAAGTACGTCAGCCGCGGCGGGCTCAAGCTGGAGAAGGCGCTGGAGCACTGGCGGATCGACGTGCGCGGGCGCGTCTGCGTGGACGTGGGTGCCTCGACCGGGGGCTTCACCGACTGCCTGCTGCAGCAGGGCGCGGCGCGGGTGCTTGCCATCGACACCGGCTACGGGCAGATGGCGGTACGCCTGCGCTTCGACCCGCGGGTGCGCCTGCTGGAGCGCACCAATGCACGCTATCTCAAGCCCGCGGAGGTGGGCGAGCCGGCCGACCTGGTGGTCGTGGACGTCTCGTTCATCTCTGCTACACTCGTGCTGCCGGCGGTGATAAGAGCAGTGGTCAGGGGTCAGTGGCCAGTGGCCAGTAAGGTCGGGCGGAACTCCCGGCCGGCAGCCGGCGGGACGCCGGCGCTGCAGCTTGTCGTCCTGGTCAAGCCGCAGTTCGAGGCGGGCAAAGGAAAGGTGGGCAAGGGCGGGATCGTGCGCGATCCCGAGGTGCGGCAGGCGGCGGTGGAGCGCGTGCGGCGCGCGGTGGAAGAGCTGGGCGGCCGCGACCTCGAGGTCATCGAGTCGCCCATCCTGGGGGCGGAAGGCAACCGGGAGTTC